A single window of Cytobacillus dafuensis DNA harbors:
- a CDS encoding M24 family metallopeptidase → MNTRLIKLSEWMKENDIQFCFVSSPENVFYLSGFLSDPHERLLGIAVFQEEEPFLVCPALDKTDAKNAGWNNQVISYTDIENPWEFIHKEIDKRLKKVERIAVEKEHMNVERYEVLSQMFNGVQFISAEEKLRKLRMVKDEKELNIIREACALADFAIETGCAEIKEGKTELEVLAAVELALKKKGVREMSFSTMVLTGANGASPHGNPGMTKIKKGDLVLFDLGVIVDGYCSDITRTVAYGDIDDKQKEIYDTVLKAQLAAVEACKPGVSCSEIDLTARNIIAGAGYGEYFPHRLGHGLGISVHEFPSLTETNPLLLEEGMVFTIEPGIYVPNVAGVRIEDDLAVTANGVEILTKFPKELQIIK, encoded by the coding sequence ATGAATACTAGATTGATAAAATTATCCGAGTGGATGAAGGAAAATGATATACAATTTTGCTTTGTATCATCGCCTGAAAATGTTTTTTATCTTAGTGGTTTTTTAAGTGATCCTCATGAGAGACTTCTTGGTATAGCTGTTTTCCAAGAGGAAGAACCCTTCCTTGTTTGCCCTGCATTAGATAAGACTGATGCAAAAAATGCAGGCTGGAACAACCAAGTTATCAGCTACACTGACATTGAAAATCCTTGGGAATTTATCCATAAAGAGATTGATAAACGATTGAAAAAGGTTGAGAGAATTGCTGTTGAAAAAGAGCATATGAATGTTGAAAGATATGAAGTGCTTTCGCAAATGTTTAATGGCGTACAATTCATTTCAGCTGAAGAAAAATTAAGAAAGCTGCGCATGGTAAAGGATGAAAAAGAGCTAAACATTATTCGCGAGGCTTGTGCATTAGCTGATTTTGCCATTGAAACTGGATGTGCTGAAATTAAGGAAGGAAAAACAGAGCTTGAAGTTCTAGCTGCTGTCGAACTCGCTTTAAAGAAAAAAGGCGTTCGTGAAATGTCATTTTCTACTATGGTCCTTACCGGAGCGAATGGTGCTTCTCCGCATGGTAATCCCGGTATGACTAAAATTAAAAAAGGCGATCTGGTTCTATTTGATTTAGGTGTCATTGTTGACGGCTATTGTTCTGACATTACAAGAACCGTTGCCTATGGAGACATAGATGATAAACAAAAAGAAATATACGATACCGTATTAAAAGCCCAGTTGGCTGCTGTTGAAGCATGTAAACCAGGTGTCTCATGTTCTGAAATCGACTTGACTGCTAGAAACATAATTGCAGGAGCAGGATACGGAGAATACTTCCCTCATCGTTTAGGTCATGGTTTAGGCATTAGTGTACATGAGTTTCCTTCATTAACCGAAACAAATCCTCTATTGCTTGAAGAGGGAATGGTTTTCACAATTGAGCCTGGGATTTATGTACCTAATGTAGCAGGTGTTAGGATCGAGGATGATTTAGCGGTCACTGCAAACGGGGTTGAAATCTTAACGAAATTCCCGAAAGAGCTGCAAATTATAAAATAA
- a CDS encoding universal stress protein, protein MGMKYSNILVAVDGSTEAEWAFKKAIEVAKRNDARITLAHIIDTRTFATVEAYDRTIAERADMFARELMEKYKNEALEAGVSNVEYVIDYGSPKIRIPKDIAKKHSVDLIICGATGMNAVERFLIGSVSENIVRYAPCDVLVIRTNKEDE, encoded by the coding sequence ATGGGAATGAAATATTCAAACATTTTAGTAGCTGTAGATGGGTCAACAGAAGCAGAATGGGCTTTTAAAAAAGCGATAGAAGTTGCTAAAAGAAATGATGCACGAATCACATTAGCACATATTATTGACACTCGTACTTTTGCAACTGTGGAAGCATACGACCGTACAATCGCAGAAAGAGCTGATATGTTCGCAAGAGAACTAATGGAGAAATACAAAAATGAAGCATTGGAAGCAGGCGTTTCTAATGTTGAGTATGTGATCGATTACGGCTCACCTAAAATTAGAATTCCAAAGGACATCGCTAAAAAGCATTCTGTAGACTTGATCATTTGTGGAGCTACAGGTATGAATGCAGTAGAACGCTTCCTAATTGGCAGCGTATCTGAAAACATTGTCCGATATGCTCCTTGTGATGTATTGGTTATTCGTACAAATAAGGAAGATGAATAA
- a CDS encoding DUF4269 domain-containing protein — protein sequence MFRTIEYLNVGNERQRNAYKVISTLGIMKDLEDFTPLLCGTIPIEIDIGGSDLDIILEVHHFNQFGKKVESLYGDKSEFRSKQTNIRNSPVIKVNFMFEGFEFELFGQPKPVLKQNAFLHMLIEYRLMQESPQLKEEVLTLKHQGYKTEPAFCKILGLQGDPYERLLEYGIEKGIINEMNLS from the coding sequence ATGTTTCGAACGATTGAATATTTAAATGTCGGAAATGAGAGACAGAGAAATGCCTATAAAGTTATATCCACATTAGGCATTATGAAAGACTTAGAGGACTTTACCCCCTTACTTTGTGGGACTATTCCAATCGAAATTGATATCGGAGGTTCAGATTTAGATATTATTTTGGAAGTTCATCATTTTAATCAGTTCGGAAAAAAGGTTGAATCATTATATGGAGATAAATCAGAATTTAGATCAAAACAAACAAATATAAGAAATTCTCCCGTTATTAAGGTTAATTTTATGTTTGAAGGCTTTGAATTTGAGTTGTTTGGTCAGCCTAAGCCTGTTCTTAAACAAAACGCTTTTCTTCATATGCTAATTGAATATCGATTAATGCAGGAATCACCGCAGTTAAAGGAAGAAGTACTGACACTGAAGCATCAAGGCTATAAAACAGAACCTGCATTTTGTAAAATATTAGGATTACAAGGGGATCCATATGAAAGATTACTTGAATATGGGATTGAAAAAGGCATAATTAACGAAATGAATTTATCGTGA
- a CDS encoding glycoside hydrolase family 10 protein, with protein MRVLKKAALSLLIFALMGILIFQSPKDGQAEIQTKSQKRELRAVWIATVANIDWPSKKGLSIDKQKQEFVKLLDDVEKMGMNAVVVQIKPTADAFYPSKYGPWSEYLTGTQGKNPGYDPLAFMIEEAHKRNLEFHAWFNPYRITMNHTNIKHLAADHPARKHQNWIASYGGKLYYNPGIPEVKQFIIDGILEVVKNYDIDAVHMDDYFYPYKVKGKDFPDAAEFKKYGKGKFKTVGDWRRDNVNQLVRDLNKAIKKEKPDVKFGISPFGVWRNNAIDSTGSKTAAGVTNYDDLYANTREWIRQGYIDYITPQIYWNISYKPAAYDILLDWWAKETSGKPVHLYIGQAAYKINNDSSSAWKKAEEYPKQILLNRQYDTFMGSMHFSLKDLIRNPLGIKDRLSNDLYRQPAIIPTMPWLDNIIPQSPSIKSADRTEDGIELIIEDHPLNQDSTYYAIYRFTGDIKGNIEDSENLVKTVRKTGNEQVFLDQTTKAEETYTYVVTALDRLHNESEVSIEAIIQKQ; from the coding sequence ATGAGGGTGTTAAAAAAGGCAGCATTGTCATTGCTGATTTTTGCCTTAATGGGGATATTAATCTTTCAATCTCCTAAAGATGGACAGGCTGAAATACAAACTAAGTCCCAAAAACGGGAGCTTCGAGCTGTATGGATTGCTACAGTAGCGAATATTGATTGGCCTTCAAAAAAAGGACTTTCAATAGATAAGCAAAAGCAAGAGTTCGTGAAGCTTCTAGATGACGTTGAGAAAATGGGGATGAATGCGGTTGTTGTTCAGATAAAGCCAACGGCAGATGCATTTTACCCTTCAAAATACGGTCCGTGGTCAGAGTATTTAACGGGAACACAGGGGAAAAATCCCGGCTATGATCCACTTGCCTTTATGATTGAGGAGGCCCATAAACGTAATCTGGAGTTTCATGCATGGTTCAACCCTTACCGGATTACGATGAACCATACGAATATTAAACACTTAGCCGCTGACCATCCAGCTCGAAAGCATCAAAATTGGATCGCTTCTTATGGAGGAAAGCTTTACTATAATCCTGGAATACCTGAGGTAAAACAATTTATTATTGACGGAATTTTAGAAGTAGTAAAGAACTATGATATTGATGCTGTTCATATGGATGATTATTTCTATCCTTATAAAGTGAAAGGAAAGGATTTTCCTGATGCGGCTGAATTTAAAAAGTATGGAAAAGGCAAGTTTAAAACGGTCGGAGATTGGCGCAGAGATAATGTAAATCAGCTGGTACGTGATCTAAATAAAGCGATCAAAAAAGAAAAGCCTGATGTGAAGTTTGGAATAAGCCCATTTGGAGTATGGCGAAACAATGCTATTGATTCAACAGGTTCTAAAACAGCAGCCGGCGTAACGAATTACGATGACTTATACGCTAATACAAGAGAATGGATTCGCCAAGGCTATATCGATTATATCACTCCACAAATCTATTGGAATATCAGCTATAAGCCAGCTGCTTATGATATTTTACTAGATTGGTGGGCTAAGGAAACGAGCGGCAAGCCGGTTCACCTATATATCGGACAAGCAGCTTATAAGATCAATAATGATTCCAGTTCAGCATGGAAGAAAGCTGAAGAGTATCCAAAGCAAATTCTCTTAAATCGTCAATATGATACATTTATGGGTAGTATGCATTTTAGCTTAAAAGATCTAATTCGAAATCCACTCGGAATAAAAGATCGTTTAAGTAATGATCTTTATAGGCAGCCAGCCATAATTCCAACGATGCCATGGCTTGATAATATTATACCGCAGTCACCGAGTATAAAAAGTGCTGATCGTACAGAAGACGGCATCGAGCTAATTATTGAGGATCATCCACTAAATCAAGACTCTACATACTATGCAATTTATCGATTTACTGGAGATATAAAAGGAAATATTGAGGACTCAGAAAATTTAGTAAAGACAGTTCGAAAAACAGGAAATGAACAAGTTTTTCTTGATCAAACAACTAAAGCGGAAGAAACTTATACGTATGTGGTAACCGCACTTGATCGACTTCATAACGAAAGTGAAGTTAGTATTGAGGCAATTATACAAAAACAATAA
- a CDS encoding DUF2087 domain-containing protein gives MYIEKFHFTEEERKKTIEAFIKNGVLRELPSKEKRKVIILLELIKKFEEGSSYSEKEVNEIIKNFYKDFAILRRYLVDYQLLERSKDCSSYWINSSLAIKNITN, from the coding sequence ATGTACATTGAAAAGTTTCATTTTACTGAAGAAGAACGGAAAAAGACGATTGAAGCTTTTATTAAAAACGGAGTACTGAGAGAATTGCCAAGTAAAGAAAAGCGAAAGGTAATTATCTTATTAGAACTGATAAAAAAGTTTGAAGAGGGTAGTTCTTACTCTGAAAAAGAAGTGAATGAAATTATTAAGAATTTCTATAAGGATTTTGCAATATTAAGAAGGTATCTAGTGGATTATCAGTTACTTGAAAGAAGTAAGGATTGTTCATCGTATTGGATAAATAGTTCATTGGCTATAAAAAACATAACCAATTAA
- a CDS encoding CBS domain-containing protein, translating to MATKHEQILQYIDELPVGEKISVRQIAKAMTVSEGTAYRAIKDAENKGYVSTIERVGTIRIERKKKENIEKLTFAEVVNIVDGQVLGGRDGLHKTLNKFVIGAMKLEAMMRYTDAGSLLIVGNRTRAHELALKAGAAVLITGGFDTDDQVKKLADQLQLPIISSSYDTFTVATMINRAIYDQLIKKEIILVEDILTPLENTVYVKTTEKVSDWLQYNRETKHSRFPVVDKNLKVCGMITSKDIMGHDHETPIDKLMTKNPMTVGKKTSVASSSHMMVWEGIEVLPVVDDSNRLEGIISRQDVLKALQMIQRQPQVGETIDDIVTNQLVLTRGKTKGDDVYRCEVTPQMTNHLGTISYGVFTTIVSEAANRVLRNYKKGDLVVENMTIYFLKPVQIESMLEIYPRVLEVGRKFGKVDVEVYNEGVLVGKAMMMCQLIER from the coding sequence TTGGCTACAAAGCATGAACAAATATTGCAATATATCGATGAACTGCCTGTAGGAGAAAAAATTTCAGTAAGACAAATCGCCAAGGCAATGACTGTAAGCGAAGGTACTGCCTATAGAGCCATTAAGGATGCAGAAAATAAGGGGTATGTCAGTACGATCGAACGAGTAGGTACGATTAGAATTGAACGTAAAAAGAAAGAAAATATTGAAAAGCTTACTTTTGCTGAAGTGGTAAATATTGTCGATGGACAAGTGCTTGGTGGAAGAGATGGCTTGCATAAGACACTTAATAAATTTGTAATCGGTGCCATGAAGCTTGAAGCCATGATGCGGTATACGGATGCAGGAAGTCTTCTAATAGTCGGAAACCGAACGCGTGCACATGAGCTTGCTCTTAAAGCAGGTGCAGCAGTTCTTATTACAGGTGGATTTGATACGGATGATCAAGTAAAAAAACTAGCTGATCAACTGCAGCTGCCCATCATCTCTAGCAGCTATGATACATTTACAGTAGCTACGATGATCAACCGTGCGATTTATGATCAGCTTATCAAAAAAGAAATCATTCTTGTTGAGGATATTTTAACCCCTCTTGAAAATACGGTGTATGTCAAAACAACTGAAAAGGTTTCAGATTGGCTTCAATATAATCGTGAAACAAAACACAGCCGCTTTCCTGTTGTTGATAAAAATTTAAAGGTATGCGGTATGATAACATCTAAAGATATTATGGGTCATGATCACGAAACACCAATTGATAAGCTTATGACAAAAAATCCGATGACTGTAGGAAAAAAGACAAGTGTTGCATCATCCTCCCATATGATGGTATGGGAAGGGATTGAAGTACTGCCTGTAGTGGATGATTCTAATAGACTAGAAGGGATTATCAGCAGACAAGATGTGTTAAAAGCACTGCAAATGATTCAACGGCAGCCTCAAGTAGGTGAAACCATTGATGACATTGTGACAAATCAGCTTGTATTAACTAGAGGAAAAACAAAAGGAGATGATGTGTATCGTTGCGAAGTGACACCGCAAATGACAAATCATCTTGGTACAATTTCGTATGGCGTTTTTACAACGATCGTATCTGAAGCAGCAAATAGAGTGTTAAGAAATTATAAAAAGGGCGATTTAGTAGTAGAGAACATGACAATCTATTTTCTAAAGCCAGTTCAAATTGAAAGCATGCTTGAAATATATCCGCGAGTGCTAGAAGTTGGCCGTAAATTTGGAAAAGTGGATGTGGAAGTATATAACGAAGGTGTCCTTGTAGGTAAGGCAATGATGATGTGTCAATTGATTGAAAGATAA
- a CDS encoding phosphotransferase family protein — protein sequence MILTKNSIEKLKASISKVIIQDLNWQLEEIKLIGSGVINAVFLIREKNLGMLAVRTPWRAEENMMDKHSSGIISLKKEAQISEHCHKYSLPVPKVHKLHLSNEINFLISDFVSGDNSPISSFDIGQLTSKIHEVPLDRLSIIDQHQQSLSQIISHRIINRAQTLRELTNSKITLPCLKELQAILDTSQADNCLLHLDVRRPNLIGEKGSIKAIIDWDNAFIGNPIMELMRIAETEELHVDEFLKGYNNMSIDENTDKAIQFIYRLDTALMLSILFISFVNDVEKREHYLKRVDYLSTEIMNSL from the coding sequence ATGATTCTAACAAAAAATAGTATTGAAAAATTAAAAGCTAGTATTTCAAAAGTGATTATCCAAGATTTGAACTGGCAGCTTGAAGAGATAAAATTAATCGGCAGCGGAGTTATTAATGCTGTTTTTCTTATAAGAGAGAAAAATTTAGGGATGCTTGCTGTTAGAACACCTTGGCGAGCTGAAGAGAATATGATGGATAAGCATTCGAGTGGAATTATTTCACTTAAAAAGGAAGCTCAGATTTCTGAACATTGCCACAAGTATAGTTTACCAGTCCCTAAAGTCCATAAACTGCATTTAAGTAATGAAATAAACTTTCTAATATCTGATTTCGTATCGGGAGATAATAGTCCGATTTCCTCATTTGATATTGGTCAACTTACTTCTAAGATTCATGAAGTTCCATTGGATAGATTGTCAATTATTGATCAACATCAGCAGTCTTTAAGTCAAATTATATCCCATAGAATTATCAATCGTGCTCAAACACTAAGAGAACTCACCAATTCAAAAATTACTCTTCCTTGTTTAAAAGAATTACAGGCGATTTTGGACACATCACAAGCTGATAATTGTTTATTGCACCTTGATGTTAGACGACCGAACTTAATTGGAGAAAAGGGAAGCATTAAAGCGATTATTGATTGGGATAATGCCTTTATCGGTAATCCAATTATGGAATTAATGCGAATTGCTGAAACAGAGGAGCTGCATGTAGACGAATTTTTAAAGGGATATAACAATATGAGTATTGATGAAAATACTGATAAGGCTATTCAATTTATTTACCGCCTAGACACGGCATTAATGCTTTCTATTTTATTCATCTCGTTTGTTAATGACGTGGAAAAAAGAGAGCACTATTTAAAACGTGTAGATTATTTAAGTACAGAAATAATGAATAGTTTATAA
- a CDS encoding amidase family protein has protein sequence MEIIFNEFFQEELTIQAIQAAMEDGEITSKELVMYYLFRIAKYDQAGPNINSILEINPDAIFIAEALDAERKTKGSRGPLHGIPVLLKDNIETNDSMHTSAGTIALENNISSHDAFLVEKLRKAGAVILGKTNMTELANGMSTEMWAGYSSRGGQVLNPYGDANLYVGGSSSGSAVAVAANFTALSVGTETDASILSPAIQNSVVGIKPTVGLISRTGLIPFTYSQDTAGPFARTVTDATILLEALAGVDKDDPVTFKSEGKLHDNYSEYLDRYGLRGARIGIFNPVSKEYYHLNEHYTSEDNNEDLFKNVIQTLMDEGAKVICDIEIPSFHREWSWGVSLYELKHSLDNYLSKLPSHMPVHSITELIEFNKKLEERALKYGQNKLEMREAFSNTLRNPEYLNAKLEDLYFSQEQGIDYALKKYDLDAILFPSYIGSTLCAKAGYPSIAVPAGYMESGRPFGVTFAGTAFSEGVLIKIAFAFEQATKHRRSPNMK, from the coding sequence ATGGAAATTATTTTTAATGAATTTTTTCAAGAAGAACTTACGATTCAAGCAATTCAAGCAGCAATGGAAGATGGCGAAATTACTTCAAAAGAGTTAGTTATGTATTATCTTTTTCGAATAGCAAAGTATGACCAAGCTGGCCCAAACATCAATTCCATTCTTGAAATAAATCCTGATGCCATTTTTATTGCTGAAGCATTAGATGCTGAAAGAAAAACAAAAGGTTCTAGAGGACCATTACATGGCATTCCTGTCTTGTTAAAGGATAATATTGAAACGAATGATTCTATGCATACGAGTGCTGGAACCATTGCACTTGAAAATAATATCAGCAGTCATGACGCGTTCCTTGTAGAGAAGCTTCGGAAAGCAGGTGCAGTTATTTTAGGTAAGACGAACATGACTGAATTAGCAAATGGAATGTCAACTGAAATGTGGGCAGGCTACAGTTCCAGAGGGGGACAAGTGTTAAATCCATATGGGGATGCAAACCTATATGTTGGTGGATCAAGCTCAGGATCAGCGGTAGCGGTAGCTGCAAACTTCACCGCATTATCGGTAGGAACAGAGACCGATGCTTCCATTCTCAGTCCGGCGATTCAAAACTCGGTTGTCGGGATTAAGCCTACTGTTGGTTTAATAAGCCGTACTGGTTTGATTCCCTTTACCTATTCACAAGATACTGCAGGGCCATTTGCTAGAACAGTTACGGATGCGACTATATTATTAGAAGCTTTAGCAGGTGTGGATAAGGATGATCCTGTTACTTTTAAAAGTGAAGGAAAGTTACATGATAATTATTCGGAATATTTAGATAGATATGGTTTAAGAGGAGCCAGAATAGGTATATTCAATCCTGTTTCTAAAGAATATTATCATTTAAATGAACATTATACTTCTGAAGATAACAATGAAGACTTATTTAAGAATGTGATTCAGACGCTCATGGATGAAGGAGCTAAAGTCATTTGTGATATCGAGATCCCTTCTTTCCATCGAGAATGGAGTTGGGGAGTATCGCTTTATGAATTAAAGCATAGCTTAGATAATTATCTCTCCAAACTGCCTTCACACATGCCTGTACACTCCATTACGGAACTAATTGAGTTTAATAAAAAGTTAGAAGAAAGGGCATTAAAATACGGACAAAATAAATTAGAAATGAGAGAAGCTTTTTCAAATACATTAAGAAATCCGGAGTATTTGAATGCCAAATTAGAAGATTTGTATTTTTCACAAGAACAAGGGATTGATTATGCTTTAAAAAAGTATGATCTAGATGCGATCCTTTTCCCTTCGTATATTGGTTCAACACTATGTGCCAAAGCTGGTTATCCTTCCATTGCTGTACCTGCAGGATATATGGAAAGTGGTAGACCTTTTGGAGTAACGTTTGCAGGCACCGCTTTTAGCGAAGGGGTTTTGATAAAGATTGCCTTTGCATTTGAACAGGCAACTAAACATAGGAGAAGCCCAAATATGAAATAA
- a CDS encoding metal-dependent hydrolase, which yields MKVFYHGHSFVKIESQGKTILIDPFITGNTLTDLKVDDVKPDVIIVTHGHGDHLGDTVELAKKHNALVISNFELATYLSWQDVHTHGMSIGGAYQFDFGKVKLTPAFHGTGLVTENKEIIYLGMPAGVLITLEGKTIYHAGDTGLFSDMKLIGDRHPIDLAFLPIGDNFTMGPEDAAYAAKLLCAKRVVPIHYNTFPPIKQDPHKFVEMLDSGVGQVLEAGEFIQI from the coding sequence ATGAAAGTATTCTATCATGGACATTCATTTGTAAAAATTGAGTCCCAAGGAAAGACCATTCTTATTGACCCATTCATAACCGGGAATACATTAACGGATTTAAAGGTTGATGATGTGAAGCCTGATGTCATTATTGTTACTCATGGCCATGGAGACCATCTTGGGGATACAGTTGAACTTGCGAAAAAACACAATGCTCTTGTAATTTCCAACTTTGAATTAGCCACATACTTAAGCTGGCAGGATGTCCATACACATGGAATGAGTATTGGAGGGGCTTACCAGTTTGATTTTGGTAAGGTAAAGTTAACTCCTGCTTTTCACGGAACAGGATTAGTTACTGAGAACAAAGAAATTATTTATTTAGGCATGCCTGCAGGAGTTCTTATCACTTTGGAGGGAAAGACCATCTACCATGCTGGTGATACTGGCCTTTTTTCTGATATGAAACTAATTGGAGATCGCCATCCTATTGATCTTGCGTTCCTGCCAATTGGTGATAATTTCACAATGGGACCAGAAGATGCTGCATATGCTGCTAAGCTGTTATGCGCAAAACGGGTCGTTCCCATTCATTATAATACATTCCCACCTATTAAGCAGGACCCACATAAATTTGTTGAGATGCTTGATTCTGGTGTTGGCCAGGTTCTTGAGGCAGGAGAGTTCATTCAAATATAA
- the argH gene encoding argininosuccinate lyase, with amino-acid sequence MKKLWGGRFTKSAEEWVDEFGASISFDQELVMEDIEGSIAHVTMLSKCGIISETEADEIKNGLEQLKEKASNDELTYSVKLEDIHLNLESYLTELVGPVGGKLHTARSRNDQVATDMHLYLRNQVQVIIELIGEMQQALIEQAEENIETVMPGYTHLQRAQPISFAHHLMAYFWMLERDKERFIESVKRINLSPLGAGALAGTTFPIDRHLSAELLGFEGIYENSLDAVSDRDFILEFLSDSSILMMHLSRLSEEFILWSSQEFKFIELDDSFATGSSIMPQKKNPDMAELIRGKTGRVYGNLMGLLTVLKGLPLAYNKDMQEDKEGMFDTVKTVTGSLKIFAGMIQTMTVNKQHMEKATKTDFSNATELADYLSDKGIPFREAHEIVGKLVLDCVKKGCFLGDLPLEVYKEANPLFAEDIYVVLDPVTAVKRRNSAGGTGFKQVAAAIEKAKEAMKTSK; translated from the coding sequence GTGAAGAAATTATGGGGCGGCCGATTCACAAAATCAGCTGAGGAATGGGTAGATGAATTCGGTGCATCGATTTCCTTTGACCAGGAATTGGTCATGGAGGATATTGAGGGCAGCATCGCCCACGTCACCATGCTTTCGAAGTGTGGCATCATCTCCGAGACAGAAGCAGATGAGATAAAAAACGGCCTTGAACAACTAAAGGAAAAAGCATCTAACGATGAACTAACTTACTCAGTAAAGCTGGAAGATATTCATTTGAATCTAGAAAGCTATTTAACTGAACTTGTTGGTCCTGTTGGCGGAAAGCTTCATACGGCACGAAGCCGGAATGATCAGGTTGCAACCGATATGCACTTATATTTACGCAATCAGGTTCAAGTTATTATCGAGCTGATTGGAGAAATGCAGCAAGCATTAATAGAACAAGCTGAGGAGAATATTGAAACGGTTATGCCGGGCTATACCCATCTTCAAAGGGCACAGCCGATTTCATTTGCTCATCATTTAATGGCTTATTTTTGGATGCTGGAGCGGGATAAAGAGCGTTTCATTGAAAGTGTGAAAAGAATCAATCTATCCCCTCTTGGTGCTGGCGCATTGGCAGGAACCACATTTCCAATTGACCGTCATTTAAGTGCAGAATTGCTTGGATTTGAAGGTATTTACGAAAATAGTCTTGATGCAGTGAGCGATAGAGATTTTATCCTGGAGTTTTTATCGGACAGCTCTATATTAATGATGCATTTGTCAAGATTAAGTGAGGAATTTATTCTTTGGTCCAGTCAAGAATTTAAATTTATTGAGCTTGATGATAGCTTTGCAACAGGCAGCAGCATCATGCCACAAAAGAAAAATCCTGATATGGCAGAATTAATTCGTGGAAAAACAGGGCGAGTGTATGGAAATCTTATGGGTCTCCTTACTGTTTTAAAAGGCTTGCCTCTAGCTTACAATAAGGATATGCAAGAAGATAAAGAAGGCATGTTTGATACAGTAAAAACTGTAACAGGCTCTTTAAAAATCTTTGCTGGCATGATCCAGACGATGACTGTAAACAAGCAGCATATGGAAAAGGCAACAAAAACTGATTTCTCAAATGCAACAGAGCTCGCAGATTACTTATCAGATAAAGGCATTCCGTTCAGGGAAGCTCACGAAATTGTTGGTAAGCTCGTGCTAGATTGTGTGAAAAAAGGCTGTTTCCTCGGTGATTTGCCACTAGAGGTCTATAAAGAAGCCAATCCTCTATTTGCAGAAGATATATACGTAGTTTTAGATCCTGTTACGGCTGTAAAAAGACGAAATAGTGCAGGAGGAACAGGTTTTAAGCAAGTCGCTGCCGCAATCGAAAAGGCGAAGGAAGCGATGAAAACTAGCAAGTAG
- a CDS encoding NUDIX hydrolase has translation MENEILKIFNQRREQIGVAVREEVHRLGLWHETFHCWFVHREEEVDFIYLQIRSSEKKDYPNLLDITAAGHLLVHETIYDGVREIKEELGIEVEFTDLISLGIIDYSVTKAELIDNEIAHVFLFKSQNTFSDFELQKEEVSGIVKAKFTDFCQLWLGGKSVITIEGFEINKSGENTLFKKNVDKNDFVPHDISYYETIIKLIQKEISA, from the coding sequence TTGGAGAATGAAATACTAAAAATCTTTAATCAACGAAGAGAGCAAATAGGTGTGGCTGTTAGGGAAGAGGTACATAGACTTGGGCTTTGGCATGAAACCTTTCACTGTTGGTTTGTTCATCGTGAGGAGGAAGTTGACTTTATTTATTTACAAATTAGAAGTAGTGAAAAAAAAGACTATCCAAATCTATTAGATATTACTGCAGCTGGCCATTTATTAGTTCATGAAACTATTTATGACGGAGTGCGGGAAATTAAGGAAGAGCTTGGAATAGAAGTTGAGTTTACTGATTTAATTTCATTAGGAATCATTGATTATAGTGTGACTAAAGCTGAATTAATTGATAATGAAATTGCTCACGTTTTTTTATTCAAAAGTCAAAATACATTCTCTGACTTTGAGTTGCAAAAAGAAGAAGTGTCAGGAATTGTAAAAGCGAAATTTACTGATTTTTGTCAGCTTTGGTTAGGGGGAAAATCTGTCATTACTATCGAAGGGTTCGAAATAAATAAATCTGGCGAGAATACCTTGTTTAAGAAAAATGTTGATAAAAATGACTTTGTACCACATGATATATCATATTACGAAACGATCATCAAACTAATCCAAAAAGAAATTTCGGCATAA